A genomic segment from Streptomyces sp. NBC_01233 encodes:
- a CDS encoding beta-N-acetylhexosaminidase yields MDLTRMDLIPAPRVALFDEDGGRFAFGPGPCLAAGPGTGTAARWLRRELGAATGWDLPAAAAGQSAELRLRLDPDGVGDAGPEAYRIDIGPDGAELTGATAAGLFWAAQTLRQLLGPDAHRKAPAAGPGRVWSLPHGTVADSPRFGWRGMMLDVARHFMPKDGVLRYIDLLAAHKLNVLHLHLTDDQGWRVEIKRYPRLAEVGAWRARSRWGHRASPLWNETPHGGFYTQDDICEIVAYAAERHVRVVPEIDVPGHSQAAIAAYPELGNTDVVDTAALGVWDDWGITENVLAPTEAVLRFYEGVFEELLELFPAEVSPFVHVGGDECPKVQWKASAAAQERIRELGVDGEGGLQAWFIGHFDGWLAKRGRRLIGWDEILEGGLAPGAAVSSWRGCAGGIAAAEAGHDVVMCPEQQVYLDHRQAGGGDEPMPIGYVRSLEDVYRFEPVPPKLSPEAAAHVLGAQANVWTEVMENQDRVDYQVFPRLAAFAEVVWSWQPAPEERDFAWFEGRMAAAHYARLDALGVGYRPPGGPLPWQRRPGVRGRPIEGAPPNV; encoded by the coding sequence ATGGACCTGACCCGCATGGACCTGATCCCCGCGCCCCGGGTCGCTCTCTTCGACGAGGACGGGGGCCGGTTCGCCTTCGGGCCCGGGCCGTGCCTCGCCGCCGGGCCGGGGACCGGGACGGCCGCCCGCTGGCTGCGGCGGGAGCTCGGGGCGGCCACCGGCTGGGACCTGCCCGCCGCCGCGGCCGGCCAGAGCGCGGAGCTGCGCCTGCGCCTGGACCCCGACGGCGTGGGGGACGCGGGGCCGGAGGCGTACCGCATCGACATCGGACCGGACGGCGCCGAGCTGACGGGCGCGACGGCCGCCGGACTGTTCTGGGCCGCCCAGACGCTGCGTCAGCTGCTCGGGCCCGACGCCCACCGGAAGGCGCCGGCGGCGGGGCCGGGGCGGGTGTGGAGCCTGCCGCACGGCACGGTCGCGGACAGCCCGCGGTTCGGCTGGCGCGGGATGATGCTCGACGTGGCCCGGCACTTCATGCCCAAGGACGGGGTGCTGCGGTACATCGACCTGCTCGCCGCCCACAAGCTCAACGTGCTGCACCTGCACCTGACGGACGACCAGGGCTGGCGGGTCGAGATCAAGCGGTACCCGCGCCTCGCCGAGGTCGGCGCGTGGCGGGCGCGCAGCCGGTGGGGGCACCGGGCCTCGCCGCTGTGGAACGAGACGCCGCACGGCGGCTTCTACACGCAGGACGACATCTGCGAGATCGTCGCGTACGCCGCCGAGCGGCACGTCCGGGTGGTCCCGGAGATCGACGTACCGGGGCATTCGCAGGCCGCGATCGCCGCGTACCCGGAGCTGGGCAACACCGACGTGGTCGACACGGCGGCCCTGGGCGTGTGGGACGACTGGGGGATCACCGAGAACGTCCTCGCGCCGACCGAGGCCGTGCTGCGCTTCTACGAGGGGGTCTTCGAGGAGCTGCTGGAGCTGTTCCCCGCGGAGGTCTCGCCCTTCGTGCACGTGGGCGGCGACGAGTGCCCGAAGGTGCAGTGGAAGGCCTCCGCCGCCGCGCAGGAGCGGATCCGGGAGCTGGGGGTGGACGGGGAGGGCGGCCTGCAGGCGTGGTTCATCGGGCACTTCGACGGCTGGCTCGCAAAGCGCGGGCGGCGGCTGATCGGCTGGGACGAGATCCTGGAGGGCGGGCTCGCGCCGGGAGCGGCGGTGTCCTCGTGGCGCGGCTGCGCGGGCGGCATCGCCGCCGCCGAGGCCGGGCACGACGTGGTCATGTGCCCCGAGCAGCAGGTGTACCTGGACCACCGCCAGGCGGGCGGCGGGGACGAGCCGATGCCCATCGGGTACGTGCGCTCGCTGGAGGACGTCTACCGCTTCGAGCCGGTGCCGCCGAAGCTGTCGCCGGAGGCGGCCGCGCACGTGCTGGGCGCACAGGCCAACGTGTGGACCGAGGTGATGGAGAACCAGGACCGGGTCGACTACCAGGTGTTCCCGCGGCTGGCGGCCTTCGCGGAGGTGGTGTGGTCGTGGCAGCCCGCCCCGGAGGAGCGCGACTTCGCCTGGTTCGAGGGGCGGATGGCCGCGGCGCACTACGCGCGGCTGGACGCGCTCGGGGTCGGTTACCGGCCACCGGGCGGGCCCCTGCCGTGGCAGCGGCGCCCCGGGGTGCGGGGACGTCCGATCGAGGGCGCGCCCCCGAACGTGTGA
- a CDS encoding DUF3039 domain-containing protein, with product MSTLEPERGTGTGTLVEPTPQVSHGDGDHERFAHYVQKDKIMASALDGTPVVALCGKVWVPGRDPKKYPVCPMCKEIYESMGPGGDKDKGGKDK from the coding sequence ATGAGCACTCTTGAGCCCGAGCGCGGGACTGGCACGGGGACCCTCGTAGAGCCGACGCCGCAGGTGTCGCACGGTGACGGCGACCACGAGCGCTTCGCCCACTACGTCCAGAAGGACAAGATCATGGCGAGCGCGCTCGACGGCACCCCCGTCGTCGCGCTCTGCGGCAAGGTCTGGGTACCGGGCCGGGACCCGAAGAAGTACCCGGTCTGCCCCATGTGCAAGGAGATCTACGAGTCCATGGGCCCCGGCGGGGACAAGGACAAGGGCGGCAAGGACAAGTAG